From Campylobacter showae:
CATTTAACGTAAAAGAATTTTACCTTGGATATAACGTAGGTAACACTACAATAACTGCAGGCAAGCAAACCATAGGTTCATTCTTTACTGATGATGCTGTAGGCACTGGCGTCAGAGTTGAAAATAGAGATATTACAGGCTTGACTCTAACTGCATTTGCTTTTGATGCATTAGAAAATAACGGCGAGAGCGATGGCGCTATTTACACTAATGCCCCTGGTATCTTTAATAACAACCTATATGCGGTAGCCGCTATTGGCTCTTATGATCCGGTAAGCTTCCAACTATGGTATGCATCTTTGGTTGATTCTGTTAACCTCATCATAGGTGACGTAAACTTTAGTCTTAATGTTACTGATGATGTAAATATTGGCGCTCAAGTTCAATATGCACACGCTGATATAGACAATAATGTTGGCGTTAACTTTAAAGATACGGATTTCTATGCAGGTGAGCTTGGTACAAAAGTATTTGGCGCTGATGTAGCTGCCGGTTATATAGGCTACAAAGTTCACGACAAAGCTAAAGGTTTTGTAAGCTTAGAGGATCAAGGTTCATTCATAGATGTAGGCGAGATAAAATCTGCTCTTGACTATACTGCTCTTGAGGGTAAAGCAAACTTCTGGTTCTTAAAGGCAGGATACACTTTTGCTGAGAAATTTAGAGTGGGCGGCGATTACTCTAACGGTAAAGTTAAACTTGCTTCAGGCGATAAAGAGAAATATCAAGAGTATGTAGCAAGACTAACTTATGACTATAGTGCTAAACTTCAGTTCTCAAGCTTCTATGCGTATGAGATTAACAAGCACCAAGATGACTCAAAAGACAAGACTAAACAGCTAAGATTCCAAGCTAAATACACATTCTAATTTTAAATATCTCGGGTTTATCCCGAGATATATCCTTTCTATGGGTCTTTATGTTATACTTTTCAAAAAAATAAGGTACAAATCCTTACTTGACTTTTAAAGTTATCTAAAAAGTACTTGATAAAATTTGCAAGCAAAAACACCCAAATAAAACATCCAAATCACTACATTATATGATAAACTAATTTTAGGCTCAAGATAAGTTAAGGAGGATTCTCTCTTGTCATCTTTGGTAAAATATGATAGAAAGT
This genomic window contains:
- a CDS encoding major outer membrane protein; this encodes MKIAKISLAALVALGAFSTVASATPLEEAIKNVDLSGYARYRYNNVTVKQANGVKDNTTAHHQFKSEFSFKAALDDNFFGVLTLRYNSNDSSAFNADGRSDRTDTTSPFNVKEFYLGYNVGNTTITAGKQTIGSFFTDDAVGTGVRVENRDITGLTLTAFAFDALENNGESDGAIYTNAPGIFNNNLYAVAAIGSYDPVSFQLWYASLVDSVNLIIGDVNFSLNVTDDVNIGAQVQYAHADIDNNVGVNFKDTDFYAGELGTKVFGADVAAGYIGYKVHDKAKGFVSLEDQGSFIDVGEIKSALDYTALEGKANFWFLKAGYTFAEKFRVGGDYSNGKVKLASGDKEKYQEYVARLTYDYSAKLQFSSFYAYEINKHQDDSKDKTKQLRFQAKYTF